One window of Fusobacterium polymorphum genomic DNA carries:
- a CDS encoding Na+/H+ antiporter NhaC family protein, translated as MGSIIAILLFSLSLIVCLLLNFSVVYALIIGYIIFISYGLIKGYSLKVLIKKSFEGIMTVKNILLVFILIGMITALWRASGTIAFIVYIGSKLISPSILIFLTFLFCAVLSVLIGTSLGTAATMGVICASIGKAMGINPYYVGGAVLSGIYFGDRCSPMSTSALLIAELTKTNLYTNIKLMIKTSIIPFIVTCLFYLFLGFKSTVSFVSLDVTEIFKQNYNLNIVVIIPAILIIVLSLLKINVKKTMLISIVVSFIIAMFIQKESVVSLIKYCIFGYNNSNQELNLMMKGGGILSMVNVSLIVGISSSYSGIFKETKMLVSLKKDLKDFSKKTSSYFVIFLSSIISGAIACNQSLGTILTNELCGELVEKQKMAIILENTVILLVGLIPWNIAMDVPLKAIGVGFMSGLFAFYLYLLPLWNLIVGIVKEKYKIKNLI; from the coding sequence ATGGGAAGTATTATTGCAATCTTATTATTTTCATTATCACTTATAGTTTGTCTTTTATTAAATTTTTCAGTAGTATATGCACTTATTATAGGTTATATAATTTTTATAAGTTATGGACTTATAAAAGGATATAGCTTAAAAGTCTTAATAAAAAAGTCTTTTGAAGGGATAATGACAGTAAAAAATATATTATTAGTTTTTATTCTTATAGGAATGATTACTGCACTATGGAGAGCCTCTGGAACAATAGCTTTTATTGTTTATATAGGTTCAAAATTAATTTCTCCCTCAATTTTAATATTTCTCACTTTTTTATTTTGTGCTGTACTTTCAGTTTTAATAGGAACTTCTCTTGGAACAGCTGCCACTATGGGTGTTATTTGTGCTTCTATCGGAAAAGCTATGGGAATTAACCCCTACTATGTTGGAGGAGCAGTTTTAAGTGGAATATATTTTGGTGATAGATGTTCTCCTATGTCAACTTCAGCCTTGCTTATTGCTGAACTTACTAAAACAAACTTATATACAAATATTAAATTAATGATAAAAACTTCTATTATACCTTTTATTGTGACTTGTTTATTTTATTTGTTTTTAGGTTTTAAATCAACAGTTTCATTTGTTAGTCTAGATGTTACAGAAATTTTTAAACAGAATTATAATTTAAATATAGTAGTTATAATTCCTGCTATTTTAATAATAGTACTTTCATTATTAAAAATAAATGTGAAGAAAACAATGTTAATAAGTATAGTTGTAAGTTTTATTATTGCAATGTTTATTCAAAAAGAAAGTGTAGTTTCACTTATAAAATATTGTATTTTTGGCTATAATAATTCAAATCAAGAACTAAATTTAATGATGAAAGGTGGAGGAATACTGTCAATGGTCAATGTAAGTTTGATAGTTGGTATTTCCTCATCATACTCTGGAATTTTTAAAGAAACAAAAATGCTAGTTTCTTTAAAAAAAGATTTAAAAGACTTTTCTAAAAAAACTTCAAGTTATTTTGTTATATTTTTAAGTTCTATTATTTCAGGGGCTATTGCTTGTAACCAGAGTTTAGGAACAATTTTAACTAATGAATTATGTGGAGAGCTTGTAGAAAAACAAAAGATGGCTATAATTTTGGAAAATACAGTTATACTATTGGTAGGGCTCATACCTTGGAATATCGCAATGGATGTTCCACTAAAAGCAATAGGTGTTGGATTTATGTCTGGGCTTTTTGCTTTCTATTTATATCTTTTGCCATTATGGAACTTAATTGTTGGCATAGTAAAAGAAAAATATAAAATAAAAAATTTAATTTGA
- a CDS encoding cobyric acid synthase, with protein sequence MKKANLMIVGTSSGAGKSLFVTALCRIFYKDKYKVSPFKAQNMALNSYITKDGKEMGRAQVVQAEASGLEPDVNMNPILLKPSTMNKIQIIVCGKSIGNMSGVEYNQYKRNLIPILKETYSKIESKNDIVVIEGAGSPAEINIKEEDISNFAMARIADAPVILVADIDRGGVFASIYGTIMLLKEEDRKRIKGIVINKFRGNKEVLKAGFEIIENLTGVKTLGVIPYTSIDIEDEDSLSEKYKSFKLNKNSNKIKISVIKLKHISNVTDIDALSIYDDAEIHFVTERSQIGNEDLLIIPGSKNTIDDLKWLKESGIAEEIIKRARTETIIFGICGGFQILGNKVKDPYHIEGDIEELNALGLLDLETIMENEKTLVQYNGKLAVDNGLLKILNNFEIKGYEIHQGITKGNEKNLTTDDRTIFVNRDNIIATYLHGIFDNKDFTDLLLNEIRKRKGLEQVNNNISYEEYKLKEFDKLEKLVRENVDIDEIYKILWRL encoded by the coding sequence ATGAAAAAAGCTAATTTAATGATTGTTGGAACTTCATCAGGAGCAGGAAAAAGTTTGTTTGTTACTGCACTATGTAGGATTTTTTATAAGGATAAGTATAAAGTTTCTCCTTTTAAAGCACAGAATATGGCACTTAATTCATATATTACAAAAGATGGAAAAGAAATGGGAAGAGCACAAGTTGTTCAAGCAGAAGCAAGTGGTTTAGAACCTGATGTAAATATGAACCCAATTCTTTTAAAACCATCAACTATGAATAAAATTCAAATAATAGTTTGTGGAAAATCTATTGGTAATATGTCAGGTGTTGAATACAATCAATATAAAAGAAATTTAATTCCTATTTTAAAAGAAACTTATTCTAAAATAGAAAGCAAAAATGATATTGTTGTAATTGAAGGAGCAGGAAGTCCAGCAGAGATAAATATAAAAGAAGAGGATATTTCAAATTTTGCTATGGCAAGAATTGCAGATGCACCTGTTATTTTAGTTGCTGATATAGATAGAGGAGGAGTTTTTGCTTCAATCTATGGAACAATTATGCTTTTAAAAGAAGAAGATAGAAAAAGAATTAAAGGCATAGTTATAAATAAATTTAGAGGTAATAAAGAAGTTTTAAAAGCAGGTTTTGAAATAATAGAAAATTTAACAGGTGTTAAGACCTTAGGTGTTATACCTTATACAAGTATAGATATTGAAGATGAAGATAGTTTAAGTGAAAAATATAAAAGTTTTAAATTAAATAAAAATTCAAATAAAATAAAAATTTCAGTAATAAAATTAAAACATATATCAAATGTAACAGATATTGATGCCTTATCAATTTATGATGATGCTGAAATACATTTTGTAACTGAAAGAAGTCAGATAGGAAATGAAGATTTATTAATAATTCCAGGTTCTAAAAATACCATAGATGATTTAAAATGGCTTAAAGAAAGTGGAATTGCAGAGGAAATTATAAAAAGAGCTAGAACAGAAACTATTATTTTTGGTATCTGTGGAGGTTTCCAAATTTTAGGAAATAAGGTAAAAGACCCTTATCATATTGAGGGAGACATAGAAGAATTAAATGCTTTAGGACTTTTAGATTTAGAAACTATTATGGAAAATGAAAAAACTCTTGTTCAGTATAATGGAAAATTAGCTGTTGATAATGGACTTTTAAAAATTTTAAATAATTTTGAAATCAAAGGTTATGAGATTCATCAAGGTATTACAAAAGGAAATGAAAAAAATCTAACTACTGATGATAGAACTATTTTTGTAAATAGAGATAATATCATTGCCACTTATTTACATGGAATTTTTGATAATAAAGATTTTACTGATTTACTTTTAAATGAAATTAGAAAAAGAAAGGGTTTAGAACAAGTTAATAATAATATTTCTTATGAAGAATATAAATTAAAAGAATTTGATAAATTAGAAAAATTAGTTAGAGAAAATGTAGATATAGATGAAATATACAAAATTTTATGGAGGTTATGA
- a CDS encoding DUF4299 domain-containing protein: MSISFYVKNKKKFLGYETVLNVEEALTILDKELNSYNTGNIDINDLLLSPVSNYECLLIGEDKVSARGFELSYDNKNKIYAVRIFTPSSREDWLLALKYIKALAKKFNSEIVNERGEVYTVDNIDKFDYENDILYGIEVITSNLKSGEAHNYSIFGIDRVVSFNQEMLDKINNSDSHIDTFSNIVKEIQYLDAYSAHQRFYKNNKDYRIIGAYTLTENLRTILPYKPSVEFENSDIVKNDEISFWNIALVTINGDENDPNSYQVAGNLNYDDFIKKLPENKYKFIDASYIMVEPLNKEEILDLLK; encoded by the coding sequence ATGAGTATAAGTTTTTATGTAAAAAATAAGAAGAAGTTTTTAGGCTATGAAACAGTTTTAAATGTTGAAGAGGCATTGACTATATTGGATAAGGAGCTTAACAGTTATAATACTGGAAATATTGATATTAATGATTTGTTATTATCTCCTGTTTCTAATTATGAATGTCTTTTAATTGGTGAAGATAAAGTAAGTGCAAGAGGTTTTGAGTTATCCTATGATAATAAGAATAAAATTTATGCTGTAAGGATCTTTACTCCCTCTTCAAGAGAAGATTGGCTTTTAGCTTTAAAATACATAAAAGCATTGGCTAAAAAATTTAATTCAGAAATTGTAAATGAAAGAGGAGAAGTATATACAGTTGATAATATTGATAAATTTGACTATGAAAATGATATACTTTATGGAATAGAAGTAATTACATCAAACCTGAAATCTGGAGAGGCACATAACTATAGTATTTTTGGTATAGATAGAGTTGTTTCTTTTAATCAAGAAATGTTAGATAAAATCAATAACTCAGATAGTCATATTGATACTTTTTCAAATATAGTAAAAGAAATTCAATATTTAGATGCTTATTCAGCACATCAACGATTTTATAAAAATAATAAAGATTATAGAATTATAGGAGCTTATACTCTTACAGAAAATCTTAGAACAATTCTTCCTTATAAACCTAGTGTTGAATTTGAAAATTCAGATATAGTAAAAAATGATGAGATTTCTTTTTGGAATATTGCTCTAGTAACTATTAATGGAGATGAAAATGATCCAAATAGTTATCAAGTTGCAGGGAATTTGAATTATGATGATTTTATAAAGAAATTACCAGAAAATAAATATAAATTTATAGATGCTTCATATATTATGGTTGAGCCATTGAATAAAGAAGAAATTTTAGATTTATTAAAATAA
- the cbiB gene encoding adenosylcobinamide-phosphate synthase CbiB, translating to MFNYFVVKFGLAYIIDLILGDPRWLYHPVIIIGKLISFLEKFLYKAKNKILSGAILNILTLSTTFIVSLLLARAGYVIEIFFLYTTFATKSLADEGKKVYNILKSGDIEKAKKELSYLVSRDTNTLSLDKIIMSVVETIAENTVDGFISPAFFAFIGGFFYTEIFGKVVSLALPFAMTYKAINTLDSMVGYKNEKYIDFGKVSARVDDVANFIPARLTGLIFVPLSSLILGYDFKNSLKAFFRDRNKHSSPNSGQSESAYAGALGIQFGGKISYFGKDYEKQKIGDKLKEFDYEDIKKAVNILYVVSLIATISFIMLSIIIVLLG from the coding sequence ATGTTTAATTATTTTGTAGTAAAGTTTGGATTAGCTTATATTATAGATTTGATATTAGGCGATCCAAGATGGTTGTATCATCCTGTTATAATAATAGGGAAGTTAATAAGTTTTTTAGAAAAATTTTTATATAAGGCTAAAAATAAAATACTTTCAGGAGCTATTTTAAATATTTTAACTTTAAGTACAACTTTTATAGTCTCTTTACTTCTAGCAAGAGCAGGTTATGTTATAGAAATATTTTTTCTCTATACAACATTTGCAACTAAAAGTTTAGCAGATGAAGGAAAAAAAGTTTACAATATATTAAAATCAGGGGATATTGAAAAGGCTAAAAAAGAATTATCATATCTTGTCAGCAGAGATACAAATACTCTATCACTTGATAAAATTATTATGAGTGTAGTTGAAACAATAGCAGAAAATACAGTAGATGGTTTTATTTCTCCTGCATTTTTTGCTTTTATTGGAGGCTTCTTTTATACAGAGATATTTGGAAAAGTAGTTTCTCTTGCCTTACCTTTTGCTATGACATATAAGGCAATAAATACTTTGGATTCTATGGTTGGCTATAAGAATGAAAAATATATAGACTTTGGAAAAGTTTCTGCAAGAGTTGATGATGTTGCAAACTTTATTCCAGCAAGACTTACAGGTCTAATATTTGTACCTTTATCAAGTTTGATACTAGGATATGATTTTAAGAATTCTTTAAAAGCATTCTTTAGAGATAGAAATAAACATTCAAGTCCAAATTCTGGGCAAAGTGAATCAGCATATGCTGGAGCATTAGGAATACAATTTGGTGGAAAAATTAGTTATTTTGGTAAAGATTATGAGAAGCAAAAAATAGGAGATAAGTTAAAAGAATTTGATTATGAAGATATAAAAAAAGCGGTGAATATCTTATATGTTGTATCTCTTATTGCAACTATATCATTTATAATGCTTAGTATTATTATAGTATTATTGGGGTAA
- a CDS encoding pyridoxal phosphate-dependent aminotransferase: MNKDLHGGNIYKFQREGKNDILDYSSNINPLGVPQKFIDIAKESFDKLVNYPDPYYIELRKKIAEFNSLNMDNIIVGNGATEILFLYIRALKPKKVLILAPCFAEYERALKFVSANIEYFELKESDNFYPNIINLKKEIENNNYDLLLFCNPNNPTGQFIKLEDIKEIIEICENKNTKIFIDEAFIEFIENWKEKTVSLLKNKNIFIMRAFTKFFAIPGLRLGYGIGFDDEILKKMWEEKEPWTVNTFANLAGLIMLDDKEYIEKSEKWILEEKKFMYKELSEFQYIKAYKTECNFILIKIYNTSSASLRDKMIEKNILIRDASNFKFLDYHFVRLAIKDRKSNLKMMETLAEFVEYRG, encoded by the coding sequence ATGAATAAAGATTTACATGGAGGAAATATTTATAAATTTCAAAGAGAGGGTAAGAATGATATTTTAGATTATAGTTCTAATATCAATCCCTTAGGAGTACCACAGAAATTTATAGATATAGCAAAAGAAAGCTTTGATAAATTGGTAAATTATCCTGACCCTTATTATATTGAATTAAGAAAGAAAATAGCTGAATTTAATTCATTAAATATGGATAATATCATTGTTGGAAATGGTGCAACAGAAATACTTTTTCTTTATATAAGGGCTTTAAAACCTAAAAAAGTTTTAATATTAGCACCTTGTTTTGCAGAATATGAAAGAGCTTTAAAATTTGTTTCTGCCAATATAGAATATTTTGAGCTTAAAGAAAGTGATAATTTTTATCCTAATATAATAAATTTAAAAAAAGAAATAGAAAATAATAATTATGATTTATTATTATTCTGTAATCCAAATAATCCCACAGGACAATTTATTAAATTAGAGGATATAAAAGAAATTATAGAAATTTGTGAAAATAAAAATACAAAAATTTTTATAGATGAAGCATTTATAGAATTTATAGAGAATTGGAAAGAAAAAACAGTTTCTTTATTAAAAAATAAAAATATCTTTATAATGAGAGCTTTTACAAAGTTTTTTGCTATACCTGGACTTAGGTTGGGCTATGGAATAGGTTTTGATGATGAGATTTTAAAGAAGATGTGGGAAGAAAAAGAGCCTTGGACTGTAAATACTTTTGCAAATCTTGCAGGGCTTATAATGCTTGATGATAAAGAATATATTGAAAAATCTGAAAAATGGATTTTAGAGGAAAAGAAATTTATGTATAAAGAATTAAGTGAATTTCAATATATAAAAGCTTATAAAACAGAATGTAATTTTATTTTAATAAAAATATATAACACTAGTTCAGCTAGTTTAAGGGATAAGATGATAGAAAAAAATATATTAATAAGGGATGCCTCAAATTTTAAATTTTTAGATTATCATTTTGTTAGACTTGCAATTAAGGATAGAAAATCAAATTTAAAAATGATGGAAACATTAGCTGAATTTGTTGAGTATAGAGGATAG
- a CDS encoding cobyrinate a,c-diamide synthase: MKAFMLAGVSSGIGKTTISMALMSAFNNVSPFKVGPDYIDPGFHEFITGNKSYNLDIFMMGEKGVKYSFYKHHKGISIIEGVMGLYDGMDNSLDNNSSAHIARFLGIPVILVLDGVGKSTSIAAQVLGYKMLDSRINIAGVIINKVSSAKTYAIFKEAIEKYTGVKCLGFVEKNDKLNISSRHLGLLQANEVDDLREKLYILKNQVLENIDLKEIEKIATEQTRIFNENKDEIVPPLYLSYLKDRYVGKTIAIAQDSAFSFYYNDNIEFLEYMGFKIKYFSPIKDGKIPECDAIYFGGGYPENFAEELSNNKEMIESIRENYEQGKTILAECGGFMYLSNGIEQTDGKIFKMCGLVPCVVNMTNRLDISRFGYISINNKNDIEIARGHEFHYSKLKAVLEDTRKFKATKKDGRSWECIFNEKKLYAGYPHLHFFGSYKFIEEVF, encoded by the coding sequence ATGAAAGCATTTATGTTAGCTGGAGTAAGTAGTGGGATTGGAAAAACAACAATATCTATGGCATTGATGTCTGCTTTTAATAATGTTTCACCATTTAAAGTTGGACCTGACTACATAGATCCAGGTTTTCATGAATTTATAACAGGGAATAAAAGTTATAATTTAGATATATTTATGATGGGAGAAAAGGGGGTAAAATATAGTTTCTATAAACATCATAAGGGTATTTCAATAATTGAAGGTGTTATGGGACTATATGATGGAATGGATAATTCTTTGGATAATAATAGTTCTGCACATATTGCAAGATTTTTGGGGATACCTGTTATTTTAGTTTTAGATGGTGTAGGTAAAAGTACAAGTATAGCTGCACAAGTTTTGGGATATAAAATGCTTGATTCAAGAATAAATATAGCTGGAGTTATTATAAATAAGGTATCAAGTGCAAAAACTTATGCTATTTTTAAAGAAGCTATTGAAAAATACACTGGTGTTAAATGTCTAGGTTTTGTTGAAAAAAATGATAAATTAAATATTTCAAGTAGACACTTAGGACTTTTACAAGCAAATGAAGTTGATGATTTAAGGGAAAAACTATATATTTTAAAAAATCAAGTATTAGAAAATATAGATTTAAAAGAAATAGAAAAAATAGCAACTGAACAAACTAGAATTTTTAATGAAAATAAAGATGAAATAGTTCCACCTTTATATTTATCATATTTAAAAGATAGATATGTTGGAAAAACTATTGCAATAGCACAAGATAGTGCATTCTCATTTTACTATAATGATAACATAGAATTTTTAGAATATATGGGATTTAAAATTAAATATTTTTCACCAATAAAAGATGGTAAAATACCTGAATGTGATGCTATCTACTTTGGGGGAGGTTACCCAGAAAACTTTGCAGAAGAATTATCAAATAATAAAGAAATGATAGAATCAATTAGGGAAAATTATGAGCAAGGTAAAACTATTTTAGCTGAATGTGGTGGCTTTATGTATTTAAGTAATGGTATAGAGCAAACAGATGGAAAAATATTTAAGATGTGTGGATTAGTTCCTTGTGTAGTAAATATGACTAATAGATTGGATATTTCAAGATTTGGTTATATATCAATAAATAATAAAAATGATATTGAAATTGCAAGAGGACATGAATTTCACTATTCAAAATTAAAAGCTGTGTTAGAAGATACAAGAAAATTTAAAGCTACAAAAAAAGATGGTAGAAGTTGGGAGTGTATATTTAATGAGAAAAAATTATATGCAGGCTATCCTCATCTACATTTTTTTGGAAGTTATAAATTTATAGAAGAGGTATTTTAA
- a CDS encoding Fic family protein — MKKELSPPFKITNEALNFVYEIGELVGKISAEKEFEKNLTLRRENRIKTIYSSLAIEQNTLTLEQVTDVINGKRVLAPPKDIKEVQNAYEIYERLEELDENSVKNLLLAHKIMTSELIKESGRFRSKNAGVYQGDKLIHMGTLPEYIPELINNLFLWLKNSEEHPLIKAAVFHYEFEFIHPFQDGNGRVGRLWHSLILSKWKKFFAWLPIESLVQKYQKEYYIAINNSNRDGESSEFILFMLKIIKETLIELIEIQKVTDKNKEKIKLLIEYLGQNNSINNKEAQNLLDISESAAKRFLNKLVKENILEAVGEYKARKYIKK; from the coding sequence ATGAAAAAAGAACTTTCACCACCTTTTAAAATAACAAATGAAGCACTTAATTTTGTATATGAAATTGGAGAGCTTGTTGGGAAAATAAGTGCAGAAAAAGAATTTGAAAAAAATTTGACTTTAAGAAGAGAAAATAGAATTAAAACTATTTATTCTTCATTAGCTATAGAACAAAATACTTTGACACTTGAACAGGTTACTGATGTAATAAATGGTAAAAGAGTTTTAGCACCTCCTAAAGATATAAAAGAAGTTCAAAATGCTTATGAAATATATGAAAGACTTGAGGAACTTGATGAAAACTCAGTAAAGAATTTATTATTGGCACATAAAATAATGACAAGTGAGTTAATAAAAGAAAGTGGAAGATTTAGAAGTAAGAATGCAGGTGTATATCAAGGGGACAAATTAATACATATGGGAACTTTACCTGAGTATATACCTGAATTAATAAATAATTTGTTTTTGTGGCTTAAAAACAGTGAGGAGCACCCTTTGATAAAGGCAGCAGTTTTTCATTATGAATTTGAGTTTATTCATCCATTTCAAGATGGAAATGGCAGAGTAGGAAGACTGTGGCATAGTCTTATTCTCTCTAAATGGAAAAAGTTTTTTGCTTGGTTACCAATAGAAAGTTTAGTACAAAAATATCAAAAAGAATATTATATAGCAATAAATAATTCAAATAGAGATGGAGAATCCTCAGAATTTATTTTATTTATGTTAAAAATTATAAAAGAAACTTTAATAGAATTAATTGAAATACAAAAAGTGACCGATAAAAATAAAGAAAAAATAAAATTATTAATAGAATATTTAGGTCAAAATAATTCTATTAACAATAAAGAAGCACAAAACTTGTTAGATATTTCAGAATCAGCAGCAAAAAGATTTTTAAATAAACTAGTTAAAGAGAATATTTTAGAAGCTGTTGGAGAATATAAAGCAAGAAAATATATAAAAAAATAA
- a CDS encoding precorrin-8X methylmutase: MSYIKVPGDIEKRSFEIIEEELGDKAKKFSENEMPIVKRIIHTSADFEYADLIEFQNNAIESGLKALEKGCKIYCDTNMIVNGLSKPALTKYNCSAYCLVSDKEVIEEAKKEGLTRSIVGMRKAGKDPETKVFILGNAPTALYQLKEMIENGEIEKPALVIGVPVGFVGAAESKEEFKKLGIPYITINGRKGGSTIGVAILHGIIYQIYKREGFHA; encoded by the coding sequence ATGAGTTATATAAAAGTACCAGGAGATATTGAAAAAAGAAGTTTTGAGATTATTGAAGAAGAATTAGGAGATAAAGCGAAAAAATTCTCTGAAAATGAAATGCCTATAGTTAAAAGAATAATCCATACTTCAGCAGATTTTGAATATGCTGATTTAATAGAATTTCAAAATAATGCTATAGAAAGTGGATTAAAAGCCTTAGAAAAAGGTTGTAAAATTTATTGTGATACAAATATGATAGTGAATGGGCTTAGTAAACCTGCCTTAACTAAGTACAATTGTTCTGCTTATTGTTTAGTTTCTGATAAAGAAGTAATTGAAGAAGCTAAAAAAGAAGGACTTACTCGTTCTATAGTTGGAATGAGAAAAGCAGGAAAAGACCCTGAAACAAAGGTATTTATTTTAGGAAATGCACCTACTGCATTGTATCAACTAAAAGAAATGATAGAAAATGGTGAGATAGAAAAACCTGCCTTAGTTATAGGAGTTCCTGTTGGTTTTGTTGGTGCAGCAGAATCAAAAGAAGAATTCAAAAAATTAGGTATTCCTTATATCACAATAAATGGTAGAAAGGGAGGAAGCACAATAGGTGTTGCTATACTTCATGGAATTATCTACCAAATATATAAAAGAGAAGGTTTTCACGCATAA
- a CDS encoding GrpB family protein translates to MGKKLSELTLEELWQLFPIILTEHKDYWKEWYREEESLLKKLLFTQNIIRISHIGSTAINGIWAKPTIDILIEIPKEIKISKIKNILLENNYLLMNETEDWISLNKGYTENGFAEKVFHIHLRYIGNNNELYFRDYLNEYPKIAKEYEKLKLNLWKKFKHNRDAYTEAKTEFISKYTELARRKYKERY, encoded by the coding sequence ATGGGAAAGAAACTTTCTGAACTAACACTTGAAGAATTATGGCAATTATTTCCTATAATTCTAACAGAACATAAAGATTATTGGAAAGAATGGTATAGAGAAGAGGAAAGTTTACTAAAAAAATTATTATTTACCCAGAATATTATAAGAATAAGTCATATAGGAAGTACTGCCATAAATGGAATATGGGCAAAGCCTACAATAGATATCCTTATTGAAATACCAAAAGAAATTAAAATTTCTAAAATAAAAAATATTTTATTAGAAAATAATTATTTACTTATGAATGAAACAGAAGACTGGATATCACTGAATAAAGGCTACACTGAAAACGGGTTTGCAGAAAAAGTGTTTCATATACATTTAAGATATATTGGAAATAATAATGAGTTATATTTTAGAGATTACTTAAATGAATATCCTAAAATAGCAAAGGAATATGAAAAATTAAAACTAAATTTATGGAAAAAATTTAAACATAATCGTGATGCTTATACAGAAGCAAAGACTGAATTTATAAGTAAATATACAGAACTTGCTAGAAGAAAATATAAAGAGAGATATTGA
- the cbiD gene encoding cobalt-precorrin-5B (C(1))-methyltransferase CbiD: MEEKELKNGYTTGTCATAAVKVALEALIYGKKATEVDITTLNYTNLKIPVQKLRVRNNFASCAIQKYAGDDPDVTNGISICAKVQLVKELPKVDRGAYYDNCVIIGGRGVGLVTKKGLQIAVGKSAINPGPQKMITSVVNEILDGSDEKAIITIYIPEGRAKALKTYNPKMGVIGGISVLGTTGIVKAMSEDALKKSMFAELKVMREDKDRDWVIFAFGNYGERHCQKIGLDTEQLIIISNFVGFMIEAAVKLEFKKIIMLGHIAKAIKVAGGIFNTHSRVADGRMETMASCAFLVDEKPEIIRKILASNTIEEACDYIENKEIYHLIANRVAFKMQEYARADIEVSAAIFSFKGETIGESDNYQRMVGECGAIK, encoded by the coding sequence ATGGAAGAAAAAGAATTAAAAAATGGTTATACAACAGGAACTTGTGCAACAGCAGCAGTAAAAGTCGCTTTGGAAGCATTAATCTATGGTAAAAAAGCCACTGAAGTTGATATAACAACATTAAATTACACAAATTTAAAAATACCAGTTCAAAAGTTGAGAGTTAGAAATAATTTTGCAAGTTGTGCTATACAAAAGTATGCTGGTGATGACCCTGATGTTACAAATGGAATAAGTATTTGTGCTAAGGTGCAATTAGTAAAAGAACTTCCAAAAGTTGACAGGGGTGCATACTATGATAATTGTGTAATTATTGGTGGTAGAGGAGTTGGACTTGTAACCAAAAAAGGTTTACAAATAGCAGTAGGAAAATCTGCAATAAATCCTGGACCTCAAAAAATGATAACTTCTGTTGTAAATGAAATTTTAGATGGCAGTGATGAGAAAGCTATAATAACGATTTATATTCCTGAAGGTAGAGCAAAGGCATTAAAAACATATAATCCTAAAATGGGAGTTATCGGTGGAATATCTGTTCTAGGTACAACTGGAATAGTTAAGGCTATGAGTGAAGATGCTTTAAAAAAATCTATGTTTGCTGAACTTAAAGTTATGAGAGAAGATAAAGATAGAGATTGGGTTATCTTTGCCTTTGGTAACTATGGAGAGAGACATTGTCAAAAAATCGGACTTGATACTGAACAGCTCATAATTATAAGTAACTTTGTTGGCTTTATGATAGAAGCAGCTGTAAAATTAGAATTTAAGAAAATAATAATGTTAGGACATATTGCAAAAGCAATTAAGGTTGCAGGTGGAATTTTTAATACTCATAGCAGAGTTGCTGATGGTAGAATGGAAACTATGGCTTCTTGTGCTTTTCTTGTTGATGAAAAGCCTGAAATAATTAGAAAAATTTTGGCTTCAAATACTATTGAAGAAGCCTGTGATTATATAGAAAACAAAGAAATTTATCATTTAATTGCAAATAGAGTTGCCTTTAAAATGCAAGAATATGCAAGAGCAGATATTGAAGTATCTGCTGCAATATTCTCATTTAAAGGTGAAACTATTGGAGAAAGTGATAACTATCAAAGAATGGTTGGTGAATGTGGTGCAATTAAATAA